In the genome of Cervus elaphus chromosome 5, mCerEla1.1, whole genome shotgun sequence, the window agggaggtgggaggggggatcgggatggggaatacgtgtaaatctatggctgattcatatcaatgtatgacaaaacccactgaaatgttgtgaagtaattagcctccaactaataaaaaaaaaaaagaagtgtttatAGACCTGAATGTTATATTTATCACATATTGCCTTATTTTTACTTTGTGGAGCTGTGTGTATGTGGATCTGTGTGGCACATTTTACAAGCTGTATGAGAGCAGGAGTTGTGTCCAAAAGCAGGTGAGGCATCAGTGGAAATATAACTCAGGTTTTGGCTTTAGACAGATCTGGGTGCAAATCCCGTGATCTTGGGAAGACTGAACTGTACCTCGTTGAGCATTGGTTAGCATAACTCTAAAGTAGGGGTGTTCATGTAGACCACAGTAAGCTGTTGTTGGTGTCAAATGTGATAAGATCTGGTATAAACACACATGCTATGAAGGTTAGCTCCCTTCCTCTATGCTGTATTTCTCCTTACAaccacacagtgcctggcacacagttgaTGTTTACTAAATACTTGTTTTAGATTGATGAGCAGAAGCAGTGGGGTGAAGGGTTGGTTTTTTAAAGAGTTCACTTTGGGACAAGTGGAATTAACCGAGCCCCCCTTCCCCTTCCTACTGACACTCACCAGGTGTATAATGAGTTCATTCTGCCCTCGGAGCGAGCTGGATTCCTGAACCGGATTCGGGAGATTATCCAGCGAGTGGAGACCCTGTTGAAGAGAGATACTGGCCCTGCGGAGGCTGCTGAAGACCCTCTGAGTCCCCAGGTCAGACCCCTGTGGGCACCTCCAGGGGGATGGGACTTTGCTACAGGCTTAATTACTCTTTGCCTCCACCAGCCCCCTTGGATCTAACTTGTCTTCATCTTTAGGATCCCAAAACAATGGCTCTTCCCCCATTTGAGAGTTTGATGAAAGCCATGGACTCTTGTTCCAGAAAAATGTGTTCAGTACATACTTTTAACTCAGTATTTTGTCATAATTTCAGACCTACAGAGAAGTTACAATAGTTGTACAAAGAACTCCTGGGTGCTCTGTCTAGATTTGCTAGTAGTATTTTGTTACATGACCTTTagccttctcccttcctctctccccatccaCCTGTGtgcatgctttctttttttggaaacaTTTAAGTTGCAGATGTCGTGCCCCTTTACcactaaatatttcttgaaaacaCTTTTGAATCCCTTGAAACTCATCTGTGGACTCATAGAGGCTCATGAGTCTGGGCTTAAGACGCCCAGCCTGGAACCTTCCATCTAAGACTCAACTCCTCCCACTGTGACATTTCTCTCTCTCAGGAGGAGCCAACACCACTGCCTGCTCTCCTGGGGTACCCCCCAGATCCACCCAGGGGTATGTACTGCATTCTGTCCCTACTCATCCCACCCCTGGGGTTGCTCCATGGGACTGGATGACTGGAATCTCaaccttccctccctctcttcccagcAGAGCTCCAGAGCAGCACCTCCCTGGAGCAGAGATCCTGGGCAGCTTTCTCTGCCTCCACATCTCCTGGAACCTCCTTGTCTTCTGGAAACTCCTTTTCTCCTGGAACCCCTGTTTTCCCAAGTCCCATCCTTCCCATCACTTCTCCCCCATGTCATCTCAGCCCCTCCTCATTCTCCCCAGTTTCTCCTCAGGCCTCCTCAAATCTCTCTCCACGCCCCCCAAGCTGCCCACTTCCATTCCCCCCCAGTGCACCCCAGTTTCCAGTCCCATCTGCTCAGTTTCCACAGAGTTCTCCCCTCCCCGATTGTTTCCAGGTCACTCTcactcctccctcctttcccccctgcccctctgcttgtcccctcccctccaccactgcatcccctctcctctctctggccAGTGCCTTCTCTCTGGCTGTGATGACCGTGGCTCAGTCCCTGCTGTCCCCGGCCCCTGGGCTCCTGTCCCagtctcctccagctcctcctggtCCTCTCCCTAGCCTGCCCCCTCCCACTCCCAGTACTCCTTGTGGCCAGGAGCGGCCTTCATCGCTGACAGCTGAGATGGAGAGTGAGGTGAGTAGGAAACCAAGAGGGATGATTGggcggcagggggtgggggcgggtgggCTTCATTCTGGATCATTTCTCTACTCACAGACCCACACTTTATAGGCCTCTCCGAATCTTGGTCGGTCACTCCCGGGTGAAGCCAGATTGGCGCCCATCTCGGAAGGTGAGACCTTTGACCACTGACCCTCCCCTGCCCATCATTCTCAGTGACTTTATTTCCTACCActgatttctcttccttcttgcctGATGCCTTCTTTGTCTTGCTACAGAGGGAAAGCCTCAGCTTGTTGGGCGCTTCCAAGTGACTTCATCCAAGGAGCCAGCTGAGCCTCTTCCCCTGCAGCTGGCACCCCCAACTCCCTCTGGCTCCCCGAAGCCTCAAACCCCTCAGCTGACCTCGGAGAGCTCGGACACGGAGGACAGTGCTGGAGCCAGGCCAGAGGCCAGGGAGGCTCTGGCTGAAAGTGACCGTGCAGCTGAGGGCCTAGGGGCTGGAGCTGAAGAGGAAGGGGACGATGGGCAGGGACCCCAAGCAGGGGGCAGCCCTCCACCCCTGAGCCATCCCAGCCCAGTGTGGATGAGCTACTCCTGTAACAGCCTGTGTCTGAGCAGTGAGGAGTCAGAGAGCAGTGGAGAGGACGAGGAATTCTGGGCTGAGCTGCAGAATCTTCGGCAGAAGTGAGTCTGGGGAGGATGGCGGGCAGGAGGTGGACTTGCCAGAGCCAAGTGTTGGGCCAGCCCTCTCACGGCCCTGGTGTGTCCTCAGGCACTTGGCAGAGGTGGAGGCACTACAGACACTACAGAAACAGGAAATCGAGGACTTGTATGGCAGGCTTGGGAAGCAGCCCCCGCCAGGGATCGTGGCCCCTGCTGCTATGCTGTCCAGCCGCCAGCGCCGCCTCTCCAAGGGCAGCTTTCCCACCTCACGGCGCAACAGCCTGCAGCGTTCTGAGCCCCTGGGCCCTGGTGAGACAGAAGTCACCAGCTCCCATTGTTCCAGGGTCCCCTCCCTAGTGACCTGGCTTTCTTTCAGGCCCTGGGGGTCTGCCCCTTGGTGTGGGGGGACTCGCCCCCCACTTTCCCCTGTGGCCCCTCCCCTCATTCAGtgctctccctccccatcctgcacCCAGGCTTCATGCGAAGGAACTCCCTGAGCGGCAGCAGCACCGGCTCCCAGGAGCAGCGGGCAAGCAAGGGGGTGACATTCGCCGGGGATGTTGGCAGGATGGTGAGGGCGGGCCCAAGGGAGGGAGAGCCCAGGGAATGGTAACTGGCTTCAGCTGCAGCCTCCTCCAGCTCTGGAGGTTCCTTAGGacttcttcttttccctccaGTGAATTCTGAACAGAGGCCATGTGTCTCACCCACACCTGGGCCCACCATGGAGCTTGTGCCCTTAGAATCTGCTGACCAGCACAACCCTGCAAGGAAGACCTCAGCACTGAGGGAGTAGGCGTGGACAGTGCTGCTCCGCTAGAAGAGCCAAACATGTGGGAACTGTTTGCTGTGTGTAGAAGGTGTACGTTCTGTAAATCCTCATCCTTGCCACCTCCCCAGCAGAGAGAGAACCACTAAACAGTCCCACCTGAGTCCAGATGCTTCTAGAAGGCACACTCCCAGttgggcaggaggagggagaattAGTAGCAGCCAATAAAAGTTCTGGAACCTAGAACCTGGCGAATCTGTATGGATCTTAGAAACAGGGCCAAGCTCTgtgggggaacttccctggtggtccggtggttaaggaCCCATCTCTCAGTGAAAGGGActagggttccatccctagtcagagaaGATTGCACATGCTACAGGgccactaagcccatgtaccacaaccgCGGAGcctgcacgccctagagcctgtgctttgccgagagaagccactgcaataagaagcccacgcaccacagcgAAGAGTAGcgcctgcttgctgcaactagggaaaaccCACGAGTAGCgatgaagaaccagcacagccaaaaaagctTTGTAGTAGGGTAAGGCAGGGGAGGATTTAGAAGGAATTTCCCTCTCACAATGGGAGGCAGGGGTGGAACCCAGCCTTCGGGCTTCCTGCCAGCAGTTCATGAAGAAACTGCAAGGTCAATAAGCCACCTGACCAAGCTAAGATTCCACCCAGACTCCACCTTAGGCCTACACAAGCAGGCCCCAGTGGAAGTTAATGAAAGCTGCTTGTCCATCCTTCCTttacctctggagaagggagaaggcagtAAAGTTGAGCGTAGTGTGTCCTGAGAGTTGAGGACAGAAGAGTGAccttcctccccgcccccaagAGCTGGTTCAGTCTCAAAACGGCCCAGTGACCCACCACAATCTCTCCCTTAAGTCAGGTGGAACGATCTCATGGAAAAAGTAATTCTAGTTAAACATTTACAGCTCCCTGGGgcagtggtggctcagatggtaaagtgtctgcccacagtgcgggagacctgggttcaatccctgggtcgggaagatcccttagagaaggaaatggcaacccactccagtactcttgcctggaaaattccgtggacagaggagccttgtaagctccatggagttgcaaagagttggacacaactgagcgacttcacttgggGCAATAtcactgctgcagctgctgcctgTGAAGTGCTTCAGCATGAAGTGTCAGCCCCAACACACTCATTGGACTTGGAGAGAAATGATTCAGTTTATTACTTTCAACCTGACCCCATCTTTCCCATTTTAGGCTCCAACACTGCACAGAGCTGCCACACCCACCCCCATAATAGCCCACCTCTTGTCCTCCACCCTCCAAATCGGCCCCCAGGGGAGTTTAAGAGGACTAAACCATGAAGTCAATGCTTGGGAAAAGCCAAGGTGGATACTTCAAACAAGGAAACAAACTAGGAAACAAACAAAGGGGTCAGTGGCCACACAGAATCAAGGTTAGGTGGGCGTTGTTCCCTTGACAATGGCACAAACCCCCAGACTTGGACCCCTATCATGGTTCAAAGTTAGTAAGACGGCCAGCAATGCAGGCTTCAATTTCTACACGATCATGGAGCATCATCCACCATGTGAAGGGACTCCAGCAGGTTAGACATGCACCATGCCCATCTGGATCAGTGTCCTGATGCCCTTTCCAGAGCTCGGGCTCGAGCAGCTTTGGCCTCATCTTCCAGCTCATCCAGGAAACGCTCCTGGGACACCGAGTAGAAGGTGTAACCATCtggggaggtgggttcaggaaACCACGTGGAATATGCGCATTCCCTTTTATGATTTGCTCCACCACCTTTGTTTATCTCATCCTCCCAAATCACCTTCTGCCCTCTGCTCCTCTGAGCCCTGACCCCGAGTCCGTTAtcattaataaattatattaaaagagCACCTTTACAATGACAAAGTAGGGTACGCTTAAATTCTTGGCTCGGCGTTAGAAGTAGCCAAGGTTTTCATAGCTCCGGCTCTTTCTACACCCCCGCACTGCCCTCCTACACGCCTCTGctgcccttcccctgcccccataTGCGGTCTCCCCGAGTCTATAGTCCAGATGGATACAAATTGCTAATACCAGGGCCCCAATGCCCAGGCCAGTCACGATGTTCCGCGTCCGCCGTTGTGGCAGCGTCTTCTGCCACTGGGCGAGCTGCGCCTGCCGCATGAATTGTAGTTGTGCAGGAGTCAGCTTCTCCCGAGTCGGGTCGATGCGCTGAGCCAGCGGGGCCTTTCCGCTTTTGGCATCCACCGGGTCTCCAGCTCCGGGTGCCGCCATGTTGCCGCTCTTGCCCTTCGCCGGTCCCGGGGCGCGGTGCTTGCTGGGAATGGCAGTCCTCGGCCTCGGAAGGGAACCCTGGGAGCTGTAGTCCGTCTTTCTATTCACAAAGAGGGCGGCTCGGGGCCCAAGGGAAAGGGCGGGGCAGGAGAGAAGAGGCCTTGCTTTCCGATTGGCTCAGGGCCCGCGGCCGTTGGGGCGGGAAAAGGCTGTGGAAGGCTCCAGGCTGTGTTGGGAAGTGGGTTTTCCTCAGACTTGAGGCGAGGACAAGCGCACGGAAGGCGACGAAGAACCCAGGGTGTGGCAGAAGACTCTGAAGAGAGGTTAAAGGCGTGGGTTTATGAGCCGTCTGGGTACCCAAACACGGTTCTGAAGATGGACCGACCCGAGAGGCCGAGATTGTCCTCTCTCAGTGACTTTCGGTTTGGAGCTGTTGCCACAGAGACCATCGAAGACACTCTGCTCCACTTGGCCCAGCAGAATGAGCAAGCCGTGCAGGAGGCTGCCGGCCGGATGGGCAGCTTCAGGGAGACCCGGATCGTGGGTGGGGATGCAGGCCGGGGAGCTGGTCTTATGGGAGACCCGGGCACTTGTCTTTGAGGCACCGATCTTGAGATTCATTATGCGTTATTCCTTCAAGTTTCGTTagtacctactatatgccaggcgtTGGGGTGGGGGTACAGTGATGAGCCAGACTCACCAGCCCCCCACCCTTGATTTCAACTCAATTCAATAGAGTACTTACTCTCCTTGCCTCGTAGGATAGAAAAAAGAGGTCTAGTCCCAACTTTTAAATCATGTATATAATCTTCGGAGACTATTAGGACAAATCTGCAAATGACTAGGTACAAGTATGCTTAGATAAGTGACATACCACATAAAACAAGCTTTTATGGAGATTGAGAAGAAAGATGGAGTGAGGTGGGAGTAGGATGAATTAAGGTCCTCCAAGCATCATGGTATTTAAGGTAGACCCTGAAGGATGACATTTTGGTTGGTGAAGGTGACGGgtgatgtttctttcttttttctggctgtgctgggcagCTTGTgagagttccccaaccagggattgccTTAACAGTGGAAgcgccaaatcctaaccactagaccatgggAACTCCCAGGACCATGTTTCTGCTAAAACAGAATAACATGAGTCAAGCAATGGAATAGGGACACTTTGAGTGAATGTGGGTACCATGTCATTCAGGTTGGCCAGAGTGGAAGAGTAGTTGAAATTCAGACCAGAAAGGTGGTTTGGAGACCATGGGGAATTTTGAATGCCAAAGTGAGGAGTTTATATGTGACATAATAGGAAAACAAGAAGGCATTaaagggttgtttttgttttttttttttcatatgggaGTTCTATAACTGCAACCTTTGCcctagaaaaaattattttggctgtgATGTAAAGGATGGGTAAGAGTAGAGAGAGATAAGGGGGTAGGTTGTCCAGTGGAGTCTTTGTCAGTCGTTATTTTTTAGGTAATAAGACAGGAGAAATGACAAGACAGGATAGATGAAAAACATCTAAGAGGTAAAATCTAGGGTTCTGTAATGGATGAATTTAAGAAGTGAAAAAGGGGAAGATGACTATATCAAAGGGTTGAGCCTAGACATACAGTGGTGCCATTAAGagaaacacacatacagaaaaagaaaaaacaaaaaggaaacgtGACTTGTTTGGGAAATAAAATGGTTTTGGTTTGAGATCTACTGAGTTTCAGATGCTTGTGGGACATCTGGAGGAAGGTTTCTGACAGgttgtttaaaaatttaagttgGAAGAGAGGTCCAGTAAAGATAAGGGTTTGGGAGTTATCTCCATAGTGATACTGCTGAAACTGGCAGAGGATGAGCTCTTAGAAGCAGAATCTAGTACAGTTTCTTGGGAGACATTTTGTGTTCAGGTAagtggagagggaagaaggatcatgaaggaaataaatggaATGGCTGGGGAGATAGGAGCAGAACCAAGAGACCCTTGGAAACAAGAGGAGAATTTCATGAAGGATGATGGTCAGCAGTTTCAGAT includes:
- the LOC122695148 gene encoding cytochrome c oxidase assembly factor 3 homolog, mitochondrial; translated protein: MAAPGAGDPVDAKSGKAPLAQRIDPTREKLTPAQLQFMRQAQLAQWQKTLPQRRTRNIVTGLGIGALVLAIYGYTFYSVSQERFLDELEDEAKAARARALERASGH